The Nitrososphaerota archaeon genome includes a region encoding these proteins:
- a CDS encoding tRNA (N6-threonylcarbamoyladenosine(37)-N6)-methyltransferase TrmO translates to MVSIELEPLGYVRSEFDEDRGDRNEGYATLEFDPKYAEALDGIEEYSHIFVLYWM, encoded by the coding sequence ATGGTTAGTATAGAGTTAGAGCCACTTGGCTATGTGAGATCAGAGTTCGACGAGGATAGAGGTGATAGGAACGAAGGTTATGCTACTCTAGAGTTTGATCCCAAGTACGCTGAGGCTCTAGATGGAATAGAAGAGTACTCCCACATCTTCGTGCTCTACTGGATG